In Tachysurus vachellii isolate PV-2020 chromosome 7, HZAU_Pvac_v1, whole genome shotgun sequence, the DNA window gatgaacaccaagaaatttggtgctcttgacgatctctacagatgatccgtcgatgttcagcggagagtggacgctctgtgctctccggaagtcaacaaccatctctttggttttattaacattcagagacaggttgttggctctacaccaggcagttagcttttgcacctcctctctgtattcTGACTCGTAGCTCTTGCTGATGAGACTCACTACAGTCGTGTCATTGGCAAACTTGgtaatatggttcgatctgtgcattgctgcacagtcatgagtcagcagagtAAACAGCaatggactgagcacgcagccctgaggggctccagtgttcagtgtggtggtgctgaagatgctgttcctgatccgaactgactgaggtctcccagtcaggaagtccaggatccagttgcagagggaggtgttcagtgccaggaggctcagcttcccaatcaggtgctgagggatgattgtattgaatgctgaactaaagtctatgatcAGCATTCGTACTTacgtgtctttattgtccaggtgggtgagggctaaatgaagtaCCGTGGCAATGGCATTGTCCGTGGAGTGGTTTGGatgatacgcgaactgtagggggtcctgtgagggtggtaactgggtcttgatgtgcttCATGATGaccttctcgaagcacttcataatgaTATGAAGGCTgctgccctgtcccctgttctgaaggctggGTCTCTAGTCTTCTGCAGTGcatgcactttagcagtcatccaagGCTTCTTAATGTTACCTTATACACATTAACAcagtatgtaatgtatgtactgCACAGTGTAATGCAgtaaactttaattttaatttctatcCTGATCTCATTTATTGTAAAAGCAACTGTACATTTCCTATCTGTACATTCCTATTTGTAAAAGAAACTGACAGGCTGCATTtacattgtgtatatatataaaccacATCTTCAGATAGATGTTGCACCTTCCTAAAGAGAATTGAAGTGTTCTGATGCTGAGAcagatcctcagagatgtgGACACCCAGGAACTTAAAGCTTGAGACACGCTCTACTTCAGTCCCGTCGATAGGGGAGTGTCTGCTGCTTTTAGATTTCTGGAAGTCCACAATAAGCTCTTGCGTCTTTGTGGCATTGAGGGTGAGGTTATTAGAGGAATGCCATGCTAACAGCTTTGGATCTCCTCCCTGCAGGCTGATTCATTGTTGTTGCTGATCTGACCAGCCACTGGAGTATCACTGCATACTTGATAATGATTTTGGAATTATGCAGATGAACACAGTCATGGGTGAACAGGGAGTAGAGCAGTGGGCTCAGCACacagccttgtgggacaccggTATTCAAGATGAGGGTTGAGGACATGTGATTATCAAACCTTACAGGCTGAGGTCTATTAGTTAGGAAGTCCACAAAAACTAGTTTCTTAAAGCACCCCGAGTGCAACAGGGCAGAAATCATTCAGACACTCTGAAAATGAATGCTTGGGCACTGGCAAGCCATACCTTACCTGACATACCTTATATATAGATATGCcatatttagaatatatttcatatttagagaattatttttttcttagacTTTTCAGACATATCATTAAAGAAGTGGATAGCAATTGCAAATGTAGCTTTCCAGCTGTTATAAAATTACAGGTATATCGCATTTTGAATCATCCAGATTCAGCACAGAAGCCAGAACAAGGGAGGTATAGCCCATTACTTCTGAGCAACCAGTAGACACTAATGAATTGGTTAACTATCCAGGGCAGTTTTCAGTTTCAAAATCCTGCTCTGCACTATTGTTTTAACTCCTCAGCTGTTTTCTCTGTCATTATTAAGCAAACATTTGAGAAGattcttaaaatattttaaaattgaaatatATGTTGAGtgttaaaacaaataagaaaggAAAAACCAAAGTAAATCATGGCAGTATTATCGGTGCCAGAATGGGGCATGGTGACCATAATTGGACTGAATTTCACATGCAACAACAGGCCTGGCTAGAAAATTCCAGGCCTGATTTTACAGGACCTGCTTTGTTACTGTTGCATTTGTTCTCTTGTGCTGTGTTAACAGTTATCCTTTCTGTGACAAGCCTCTCTCCCCAGCTTTCCACACAGAGAATGAAACTCTCCCTGCATCAAACTCTTTATGAAAAAACTCCCATTTTTGCATGTGACCCTGAGTTGGTAAAAGTTTTGCTGCAGTCTGTCTGTCGGGCATCTAGGTGTAGCATAGAAGCTACCTTGAGACTATGTTCCCTAGTCTGTGCAAGAACGCTGAGACAAGCAAGAGATGATGAGTAAACTACCTGAGGACGTGGTGGATGGGTTGAGCACTGAGGAGCTGGAGTGTAAAATCTGCTATTGTGCTTACAATCTTTCCAGTCGGCGACCAAAAATGCTTAAGTGCTGCCATCGTTTGTGCTCCAAATGCCTGGCAAAAATCCTCAATATGGGTGAATCACCTCCGAACTCAGTGGTCTGCCCTTTCTGCCGCTATGTTACTGATCTTCCTGGAGAAGCCTGTGGAAGTCTACCAGATGACTACAACTTGTTGACTGTGCTGTCCATCCAAAACCAATACCTGAAGGGTAGCCAGAGTGAGATTTTGCTTACTCCCAGACGTTTAAATTCTCCAGTGGGTCACTCAGCATCGGCAACGCCTTCGTCTCTATGCTCCAACTACGTGGTCATCGCTATTATGGAATCACCACAGGAGTGTGCCATTTCAGCAGATCACCACTTCTCCAGCCTGGACTCCATGGCCTCGGTGACACGACGGTGCACAGTGTGGAACTGTATGATGCTGCTGTGTCATGCATTGGCCACAATTTTGGTGTGGGTCGTGGGACTGTTGTATTTCAGCTCTCTGCCAACAGGAGTCTACTTAATTATCATGAAGAAGACCACTCTGGGAGTTCTGATGATCAGTCTAGTGCCTGTCAGCCTGctcatcatcattatatatGGAATGTGCCGGTGTGTGTGCCATGAGTTTTGGGACTGTTTAAGACCACCTTAAGGATCAAAACAGGGATGTATTGTAAGTGATTGCAGCACTTTGTGGATGTACCAATGGACTTGACATGCTATTGAAAGCCTAAACTACTAAATAACTAAAGAGCCTACTAtttaaatcatataaaataaagttttactTTCAAATATAATTTCTAGCTATCAAAGTTTATCTCTAGATTCATGTATCTTTATACCACAATGCTTATGAACATGTTGATTACCTTTTTAATGGttgttgaattattttacaaCTCTGACAGCAGTTCTGGCTGTAATTTAAATGTCAGGTTTACTATAAATGCATGCTTTCTAATTGATAATTATTTCTAATGTAATAGCCAATAGATGAACTGTATATGAGATGCTCCATAATCTTAGacttaataataaactgattcAAAAAGTATTTAAGAAAGTGCAGAATGTATTTAATTACACACTGCAATCTTTGTGCAAACAGTTGTGCTATAAGTAATCTTATAGCTTAGTTCTGTCACaaataatcacaaaataatCCATTTCACATGTTAATGGTTAACATATATATCCacattatttgattattatgaacaactgtacaactgcacattcatacagttatctaatcagaaattcccaggagatcagtagcttataaaatatttaaactatcTGGTTCCAACATCCATGCAATGGTTAAAGTCACAAAGAtcacattttctctttattctgatgtttgatgcgAACAACAACTGAATAGATATTGGCACGATAACGGCatgtattttgttaaaaaaataaataaatacatgcataATTTTAGCTAATTTTGTTACCACAGAGAAAATCTATTCATGCTgtgcacattttattaaaaacaaatagaacagttggctaataataaaaaaataataacaataaaatggaaagaaatgacCTATGCCAATTCACAGTTTATGAactgtatttattcaatttatttattaaaaatgatttatttcttacatatgtgtattttttgtcttcTCATCTTGTTATCTCTGTGTACTAGAAGCCtatgacactaaaacaaattccttgtatgcgCAAGCCTACTTGGCAATAAGAAGccttctgattctgactctgaTTCCAATTTAAGCATGGTAGTTTACAAATCAGTCCTTTGTAAGAGATATTATGTGACTAGACCTTTACCAAATTTAGTTGAATAACCCTCAAGCTTTAGGCTACTAATAAACTGGAAAATATAAACCCAACGCCCAATAAAATGCCATATCACTGTTGCTGGCATGCTGTGAATAGTTCACCACCCAAGTGATATCTGTTTGGGGCTCCCTGTCAGTTTAAAACAGGGTTACAGTGCACAAAGTTTCAAGAGAAAGAAGACATTTTGGGCTTCAGGTGTGAAATATTCCTGCTAAGCGCATCACAAATACATTGTTGTAGTCATATACATATGTGTAGTCATATAAATATGTGTTTGGGGCTCCCTGTCAGTTTAAAACAAGGTTGCAGTGCACAAAATTTCAAGAGAAAGAAGACATTTTGGGCTTCAGGTGTGAAATATTCCTGCTAAGAACATCACAAATACATTGTTGTAGTCATATGCATATGTGTTGTAAATGTCATCATCAATAACAATAAATCAATCTATTTCGGTTTATTGTGAATGAGatcaattataaaataataatcaaaggCGTTCCTAAAATAGGTGATTGGCCTGTATTTCCATGTAAGTCCGTGTTATTACACAAAGCACACAGAGGACATGTTATTGataggctgtgtgtgtctgggcaTGCATCAACTCCTGGAGAAGTGTGACTGGACTCcgcatcagccaatcaggtcgCTGCATTTCTcaccaacaacaaacaaaagatcGGAATGAGAGCTCTGTCGTTGTCGCTGCATTATAGTTCTCAATCCGGTACATGTTGTCTTACAGACTGAGATTCATGGTGTTTGCCTTTGTTTTATCACCGTTGTGCATCGACTTTATAACAGCGAGGAGCTTCTCCGCTTCGCGACCCTAATCAACCAGGAGAGGTGTTTAAAGCTAAAGCGAGCTGCTAACCAAAAAAAACGacataaaacagaaatagttcGGATTTTGTTGTAGGTGACAGCAGACAGACCCAATCGCTGGAGTCTTCCAGAGAGCTGTCCAGCTAAAGATAGCTGGTTAGCTGTGAATATTAAAAGGAGGAATCCGATCGCGATGTCAGGACCGTCTTTAGGCTGCGGCTTTCTCATGTCGGTTGTTCACGGAGACTCGGCTCTAAACGAGCAGGAAAAAGAGCTCAACCAACGGCTTAGGCGCCTTTATCCAGCCGTCAACGAACAAGAAACACCACTGCCTAGATCCTGGAGCCCAAAGGACAAATTCAGCTACATCGGCCTGTCACAGAACAACCTGCGGGTGCATTATAAAGGTAATCAGACGATCAACAACAAAGCTAGCTGGCTAACTGTTTACGTAGCGACTGGCTAGTGCACTTATTAGCATTAT includes these proteins:
- the rnf182 gene encoding E3 ubiquitin-protein ligase RNF182; this encodes MMSKLPEDVVDGLSTEELECKICYCAYNLSSRRPKMLKCCHRLCSKCLAKILNMGESPPNSVVCPFCRYVTDLPGEACGSLPDDYNLLTVLSIQNQYLKGSQSEILLTPRRLNSPVGHSASATPSSLCSNYVVIAIMESPQECAISADHHFSSLDSMASVTRRCTVWNCMMLLCHALATILVWVVGLLYFSSLPTGVYLIIMKKTTLGVLMISLVPVSLLIIIIYGMCRCVCHEFWDCLRPP